One Marinibacterium anthonyi genomic region harbors:
- a CDS encoding conjugative transfer relaxase protein TraI has translation MMARLNASELAQRLGREAEAVCRHYLSNGRKQGNYWQVGDVRNTPGRSMFVRLTGPESGKGAAGKWTDAQSGEHGDLLDVISESLGLIDFADVAEEARRFLSLPHPEPEPKSHRSRTPQAPSGSSEAARRLWRMTQPLAGSLAETYLRIRGIMDLRGTENLRFHPTCYWRPEGDGPTEAWPAMIAAVTDLDGKITGAHRTWLLRDGSGKAPVDPPRKAMGDLLGNAVRFGEVQDVMAAGEGIETILSLRQALPIMPMVSALSAGHLAAILFPPQLRRLYIVRDNDPAGDAARDSLVDRAIEGGIEAITLSPMLGDFNDDLVSFGLEAPRAQIRAQIAPEDVSRFMPRAP, from the coding sequence ATGATGGCACGTCTCAACGCTTCCGAACTGGCGCAGCGTCTCGGCCGAGAGGCCGAGGCGGTATGCCGCCACTATCTCTCGAATGGGCGCAAACAGGGCAATTACTGGCAGGTCGGCGATGTACGGAACACTCCCGGCCGCTCCATGTTCGTTCGCCTGACCGGGCCGGAATCGGGCAAGGGCGCGGCCGGCAAATGGACCGATGCGCAGAGCGGGGAACATGGCGATCTGCTCGACGTGATCAGCGAAAGCCTCGGCCTCATCGACTTCGCGGATGTCGCCGAAGAAGCCCGCCGCTTCCTAAGCCTGCCGCATCCCGAACCGGAGCCAAAGTCCCACCGATCCCGAACACCGCAAGCACCATCAGGATCGTCCGAGGCGGCCCGTCGCCTCTGGCGCATGACGCAACCGCTCGCCGGCAGTCTCGCAGAGACGTATTTGCGGATACGCGGCATTATGGACTTACGCGGAACCGAAAATCTGCGTTTCCATCCGACGTGCTACTGGCGGCCGGAGGGCGATGGGCCGACAGAGGCATGGCCCGCCATGATTGCCGCGGTGACCGACCTCGATGGCAAGATCACCGGCGCGCATCGCACCTGGCTCCTCCGCGACGGCTCCGGGAAAGCGCCGGTCGATCCGCCGAGGAAGGCGATGGGGGACCTGCTCGGAAACGCTGTCCGGTTTGGTGAGGTGCAGGATGTCATGGCAGCGGGTGAAGGGATCGAAACCATTCTCTCGCTGCGCCAGGCATTGCCGATCATGCCGATGGTCTCCGCACTCTCGGCCGGACATCTCGCTGCTATCCTGTTCCCGCCGCAACTGCGCAGGCTCTATATCGTCCGCGACAACGATCCGGCAGGCGACGCCGCACGGGACAGCCTGGTGGACCGGGCCATCGAGGGCGGGATCGAGGCGATCACGCTTTCGCCCATGCTGGGAGATTTCAACGACGATCTCGTCAGTTTCGGCCTGGAGGCGCCTCGGGCGCAGATCCGGGCGCAGATCGCCCCCGAGGACGTCAGCCGTTTCATGCCGCGCGCACCATAG
- a CDS encoding putative oxidoreductase, with protein MTEKVWFITGAGGGLGYLLARNALCAGDKVVATSRTVDGLAERLSAPDGSLLMLPLDVTDAQAASAAHDAAMEAFGRIDVLVNNAGRAQLGWFETIPEEHVRRQFEINLFGAMNVARAVLPTMRRQRSGLVITISSVNGLVSNPGGSVYSASKFALEGWMEGVAEEIAPLGIRSLIVEPGMMRTNFLDPSTARQGHIEIADYAEAVDGFRTFIAEANGAQQNDPEALAALIVAEASSSSPARRLLFGADAHEWASAKCRQLAAEIDASGARA; from the coding sequence ATGACGGAGAAGGTATGGTTCATCACCGGCGCGGGCGGCGGCCTGGGGTATCTGCTCGCCCGAAACGCGCTGTGCGCCGGCGACAAGGTCGTGGCGACCAGCCGAACCGTTGACGGGCTTGCCGAACGCCTCTCCGCTCCGGACGGAAGCCTGCTCATGCTGCCCCTCGACGTGACCGATGCCCAGGCGGCTTCGGCTGCGCATGACGCGGCCATGGAGGCGTTTGGCCGGATCGATGTCCTGGTCAACAACGCCGGCCGTGCCCAGCTTGGGTGGTTCGAAACGATCCCGGAGGAACACGTGCGCCGACAGTTCGAGATTAACCTCTTCGGGGCGATGAACGTGGCGCGTGCGGTGCTGCCCACGATGCGCCGGCAGCGCTCGGGCCTTGTGATTACCATATCTTCGGTAAACGGCCTCGTCTCAAACCCCGGCGGGTCGGTCTACTCGGCGTCGAAGTTCGCTCTCGAAGGCTGGATGGAGGGCGTCGCCGAAGAGATCGCACCGCTGGGTATCCGCTCTCTCATTGTGGAACCTGGCATGATGCGCACGAACTTCCTTGACCCGTCCACCGCACGACAGGGTCATATCGAGATCGCGGATTATGCCGAGGCGGTTGACGGCTTTCGCACATTCATTGCGGAAGCGAATGGCGCGCAACAGAACGATCCGGAGGCGCTTGCCGCCCTGATCGTCGCCGAAGCGTCCTCTTCCAGCCCCGCCCGACGGCTCCTGTTCGGCGCCGATGCGCATGAATGGGCGAGCGCAAAATGCCGGCAGCTTGCAGCCGAGATCGACGCTTCGGGCGCCCGTGCGTGA
- the dmlR_14 gene encoding D-malate degradation protein R, with amino-acid sequence MDPRKFSDLVIFHRVSAERSFTAAARSLGVTQSAVSQTVKRLEADLGLRLLSRSTRSLAPTAAGERLLATLAPVIAEIDAEIEDLEQLREEPGGRLRVTCGKHAADTLVWPAFSRLIAAHPEIEGELSVENRYVDVVAERFDVGIRLRDDLEMDMVSVPVGPPLRVAVVGAPWYLDSCDPPVTPRDLSTHRCIGFRNAGGNLSPWSFEKDGLAETVKVSPSLIVNDGDALIGAACAGMGLAYMLEDLAAPALNDGKVVQVLNDWCPPFPGYHAFYSSRRHPTRAFTLFLETLRQETSPRTGK; translated from the coding sequence ATGGACCCGCGAAAGTTCTCTGACCTCGTCATCTTCCACCGGGTTTCGGCAGAGCGCAGCTTCACCGCCGCGGCGCGCAGCCTGGGCGTGACCCAATCCGCCGTCAGCCAGACGGTCAAGCGGCTCGAGGCCGATCTGGGACTTAGGTTGCTGTCACGCTCGACACGCAGCCTTGCCCCGACCGCGGCGGGCGAGCGGCTTCTGGCCACACTCGCGCCGGTCATCGCGGAGATCGATGCAGAAATCGAAGATCTGGAACAACTGCGTGAGGAGCCGGGCGGACGCCTGCGGGTGACCTGCGGCAAACACGCCGCAGATACGCTCGTGTGGCCGGCCTTCTCGCGGCTGATCGCTGCCCATCCCGAAATTGAGGGCGAACTAAGCGTGGAGAACCGCTATGTCGACGTCGTTGCCGAACGGTTCGATGTCGGGATACGGCTGCGCGATGATCTGGAGATGGACATGGTCTCCGTGCCAGTGGGACCACCCTTGAGAGTCGCCGTGGTGGGGGCACCGTGGTACCTCGACAGCTGCGACCCACCGGTCACGCCGCGTGACTTGTCTACCCATCGCTGCATCGGCTTCAGGAACGCGGGTGGCAACCTGTCGCCTTGGTCGTTCGAGAAAGACGGACTTGCGGAGACGGTAAAGGTGTCGCCGTCCCTCATCGTCAATGACGGCGACGCGCTCATAGGGGCAGCTTGCGCGGGAATGGGCTTGGCCTACATGCTCGAAGACCTCGCCGCGCCCGCCCTGAACGACGGGAAGGTCGTCCAGGTCCTCAATGATTGGTGTCCGCCATTTCCGGGCTATCACGCCTTCTATTCGAGCCGGCGTCATCCGACCCGTGCTTTCACCCTCTTTCTGGAGACTTTGCGGCAGGAGACCAGCCCTAGGACCGGCAAGTAG
- the dmlR_15 gene encoding D-malate degradation protein R, with product MKGDFSAARAFIAVATAGGFREAAKISDMSASSLSGAVRRLEDQLGVRLLNRTTRSVTTTEAGAHLLHRLQGAMLEMEAALESANEYRGTPSGTLRLNVPLGVARLVLPRLLPGFSKAYPDVRVEIIAEHGIVDILVAGCDAGIRYDDKVTKNMVLTPIGPSRQRFATAVSPAYLTRHGYPLHPQDLDRHACLPAFVGGGHPMPWEFEKEGEIVRVEVQGPATVDVTAVDLAVSMAVDGCGIVHLYEEWLQPQIDSGVLVPVLEPWWQSFDGPLLFYHGREHVPAPLRAFVEYLCLHRW from the coding sequence ATGAAGGGTGACTTCTCCGCGGCCCGCGCCTTCATTGCGGTCGCCACAGCCGGTGGCTTCCGCGAAGCGGCCAAGATATCCGATATGAGCGCGTCCAGCCTGAGTGGCGCGGTGAGGCGTCTTGAAGATCAGCTCGGGGTCCGGCTGTTGAACCGTACGACCCGCAGCGTCACCACAACAGAGGCCGGGGCGCATCTGCTGCACCGCCTTCAGGGCGCGATGTTGGAGATGGAGGCGGCGCTGGAGAGTGCCAATGAATATCGGGGCACGCCGAGCGGCACGCTCCGGCTGAATGTGCCTTTGGGCGTTGCGCGCCTTGTGCTGCCACGCCTCTTGCCCGGGTTTTCAAAGGCCTATCCGGATGTCCGGGTAGAGATCATCGCGGAGCATGGAATCGTCGATATCCTGGTTGCGGGATGCGATGCCGGTATCCGCTATGACGATAAGGTGACGAAGAACATGGTGCTTACGCCCATCGGGCCGTCGCGCCAGAGATTTGCCACCGCTGTCTCGCCCGCCTACCTGACAAGGCACGGGTATCCCCTTCATCCGCAGGATCTTGATCGGCATGCCTGCCTACCGGCATTCGTCGGGGGCGGTCATCCGATGCCTTGGGAATTCGAGAAAGAGGGCGAGATCGTCCGCGTGGAGGTGCAAGGTCCTGCGACAGTCGATGTCACCGCAGTCGATCTGGCGGTTTCGATGGCGGTCGATGGGTGCGGCATTGTTCATCTCTACGAGGAATGGCTGCAGCCGCAGATTGACAGCGGCGTTCTGGTGCCGGTCTTGGAGCCTTGGTGGCAGAGCTTCGACGGGCCATTGCTGTTCTATCATGGACGCGAACATGTGCCCGCGCCTTTACGCGCTTTCGTAGAGTATCTGTGCCTGCATAGGTGGTAA